In the genome of Candidatus Pristimantibacillus lignocellulolyticus, the window TTGTCCCTTTAAGCCTTAAATTACATTCATCACAATGATATCTCAGCATTAAGATATGAGAGATTAAGCTACAAGGAACTACCCCTTATAACTTTCTTCTGCAAATTTCCCGAGTTTTTTTAGTAAACTCGTAGCTTGACGCTGTTCTTCTACTGTTAATCCTGCCACAGCATCATGAATAACACACCCATGAGTCGGAAACACTTCCTCAATAAACTCCGAACCTGCATCTGTCACTTCTGCATAGATTAAGCGACGATCTTCTGTGGATACTCTACGTCGTACCAGCTGCTTTTTTTCTAATTTGTCGATGACGTACGTAATATTACCGCTACTCATCAATACTTTATTGCCAATTTGTTGTAATGGTTGTGGGCCTTTATGATACAGTAATTCTAATACTCCGAACTCCGTACGATTCAAGCCATGCGCTCTAATATCACGATCTCCATGGGAACTTACCCATTGGTTAGCACGTGATAATGCAATATATAGTTCTAAAGCATCTTCCACTTGTTCATAACGCTTTGTTTCGCTCATCGTTATGCCCCTTTTCAAATTATCTTAATTTTAAGATAACATGTTAACGAATCGATGTCAATCATCCTAGTTAGCATATGATACCAAGTAATCCATCACTTGTTAACTTGACTTATTCAATATTAATAAGTATGCTATTATAAATTATATATTAAACAGCAAGGAAGAGAAATAGTAGTCTAAATTTGCATGTCTTTAGCGAGCCGATAACTGGTGAAAAGTTCGGCACATGCCTGTAGATGAATGGGTCTCTTCGCCTCAACCCGAACATGCACATCGTTTTAGAGATGATTGGCATTAGTAGGCATTGACGGAGCTCACCGTTATTGAGCTATCAAGTGCGATTGTATAATCGAATTTGGGTGGTACCGCGGAGTATAACGCTTCGTCCCTTATGTTTTAAGGGGCGGAGCTTTTTTTGTTTTTAAATTAAAGAGAAGGTAGGGTGTTTGTATATGAAACGTATTTTATCTGGTATTAAACCTAGTGGGGAACTTAATATTGGCGGTTATTCTGGCGCTTTAAGCCAATTCGTTCTTAACCAAGAACAATTCGATTGCTTCTACTTCATTCCTGATCTACACGCGATTACCGTATATCAAGATCCAAAAGAACTTCGTCAACGATCTCGTGAATTGGCTGCTCTTTATGTTGCTGCAGGAATTGACCCTAAGCGTTCAGCAATCTTTCTACAATCTCAAGTATCAGCACATGCTGAGCTTGGATGGTTAATGGAGACACAAGCTCACTTTGGTGAACTTAGCCGTATGACGCAATTCAAAGATAAATCCGATGGTAAAGACGTAGTAAGTTCTGCACTATTCACTTATCCAGCACTAATGGCCGCTGATATTTTATTATATCAAGCGACTCATGTTCCAGTAGGTGACGATCAGAAGCAACATGTTGAGTTAACGCGTGACTTAGCTAATCGTTTCAACAATCGTTATGGTGAAACATTCATCGTTCCTGAACCAATTATTCAAGAAACTGGCGCTCGTATTATGGGACTAGACGATCCTTCCAGTAAAATGAGCAAATCTAATCCGAATATAAGTAGCTACATTCTTATGCTAGATGAGCCTGCTGTTATACGCAAAAAATTCTCACGTGCTGTAACAGACTCCGATATGTCTGTTCGCTATGACTGGGAGAATAAGCCTGCTGTAAGTAACTTAATCGAAATCTATTCTGTATTCTCTGGTATGGATATTCCAGCGGTTGAGAAACATTTCGAAGGTCAAGGCTATGGTAACTTCAAGAAAGAAATTGCTGAAGTTGTTATTAGTAAACTTGAGCCGATTCAACAAAAATTCCATGATATCGTCAACTCTGCTGAGCTTGACGCCATCCTTCGTGATGGAGCAGAGCGTG includes:
- a CDS encoding MarR family transcriptional regulator, which encodes MSETKRYEQVEDALELYIALSRANQWVSSHGDRDIRAHGLNRTEFGVLELLYHKGPQPLQQIGNKVLMSSGNITYVIDKLEKKQLVRRRVSTEDRRLIYAEVTDAGSEFIEEVFPTHGCVIHDAVAGLTVEEQRQATSLLKKLGKFAEESYKG
- the trpS gene encoding tryptophan--tRNA ligase; translation: MKRILSGIKPSGELNIGGYSGALSQFVLNQEQFDCFYFIPDLHAITVYQDPKELRQRSRELAALYVAAGIDPKRSAIFLQSQVSAHAELGWLMETQAHFGELSRMTQFKDKSDGKDVVSSALFTYPALMAADILLYQATHVPVGDDQKQHVELTRDLANRFNNRYGETFIVPEPIIQETGARIMGLDDPSSKMSKSNPNISSYILMLDEPAVIRKKFSRAVTDSDMSVRYDWENKPAVSNLIEIYSVFSGMDIPAVEKHFEGQGYGNFKKEIAEVVISKLEPIQQKFHDIVNSAELDAILRDGAERASAVANETLTKAKQNMGFLVL